A genomic stretch from Candidatus Avedoeria danica includes:
- a CDS encoding YceI family protein, producing MTVRRIAGAAAALVAIAALALFVLDATIWAPVEVSTDAPVAPTLAAAAPDVDALGATGATEPSVAAGTPGGVSPAAAGEVRTYRLDPARSEARYEVGETFFDGNRFVVAVGRTKGVAGEIRIDPANPAASQVGEIVVDISQLTSDKERRDNFIRRNALMSSQFPEARFAVGSIDGFPADPAMDTPLTFTMTGDLMVKDVTKATTWAVTTTLTAAALTGTATTTVKMSDFGIGPIEIPMLATEDDVLIAFDFVAVPVVP from the coding sequence ATGACCGTTCGACGGATCGCCGGCGCCGCTGCCGCGCTCGTCGCCATCGCCGCGCTGGCGCTGTTCGTGCTCGATGCCACGATCTGGGCGCCGGTCGAAGTCAGCACGGATGCCCCGGTCGCGCCGACGTTGGCGGCAGCCGCCCCCGATGTCGACGCCCTCGGCGCGACCGGCGCGACCGAGCCGTCCGTCGCGGCCGGCACGCCGGGCGGAGTGTCCCCGGCCGCCGCCGGCGAAGTCCGGACCTACCGGCTCGACCCCGCCCGATCCGAGGCGCGTTACGAGGTCGGCGAGACGTTCTTCGACGGCAACCGCTTCGTCGTGGCCGTCGGGCGGACGAAGGGCGTGGCCGGCGAGATCCGGATCGACCCGGCGAACCCGGCGGCCAGCCAGGTCGGCGAGATCGTCGTCGACATCAGCCAGTTGACGAGCGACAAAGAACGCCGCGACAACTTCATCCGGCGCAACGCCCTGATGAGCAGCCAGTTCCCGGAGGCCCGCTTCGCCGTCGGCTCCATCGACGGCTTCCCGGCCGATCCGGCGATGGACACGCCGCTGACGTTTACGATGACCGGCGACCTGATGGTCAAGGACGTCACGAAGGCGACGACCTGGGCGGTGACGACGACGCTCACGGCCGCGGCCTTGACCGGCACGGCCACGACGACCGTCAAGATGTCGGACTTCGGCATCGGGCCGATCGAGATTCCGATGCTGGCGACGGAGGACGACGTGTTGATCGCGTTCGATTTCGTGGCGGTGCCGGTGGTCCCGTAG
- a CDS encoding response regulator — translation MTAVTDGPLVLVVDDEAPIRRFLRALLQADGYRVVEADTGAAALEAAARVLPAVVILDLGLPDIDGLDVVRRLREWSSTPIVVLSARGREADKVAALDLGADDYLTKPFGAEELRARLRVALRWVARAESDAGEPIVRSGDVTIDLAARRVRLAGRDVHLTPTEWNVLSTLARHGGKVVTHRQLLRDAWGEDYVGETHYVRLYMAQLRRKLEADPARPAHLLTEAGVGYRLVVD, via the coding sequence ATGACAGCCGTCACCGACGGCCCGCTCGTCCTCGTCGTCGACGACGAGGCGCCGATCCGGCGGTTCCTGCGCGCCCTGCTCCAGGCGGACGGCTACCGCGTCGTCGAAGCCGACACCGGCGCCGCCGCCCTGGAAGCCGCCGCGCGCGTCCTACCAGCCGTCGTCATCCTCGACCTCGGCCTGCCCGACATCGACGGCCTCGACGTCGTCCGCCGCCTGAGAGAGTGGTCGTCCACCCCGATCGTCGTCCTGAGCGCGCGCGGCCGCGAGGCCGATAAGGTGGCGGCGCTCGATCTCGGCGCCGACGACTATCTCACGAAGCCCTTCGGCGCCGAGGAGCTGCGCGCGCGGCTGCGCGTCGCACTCCGCTGGGTCGCCCGCGCCGAGAGCGACGCCGGCGAGCCGATCGTCCGGAGCGGCGACGTGACGATCGACCTTGCCGCGCGCCGGGTCCGCCTCGCCGGGCGCGACGTGCACCTCACCCCGACCGAATGGAACGTGCTCTCAACCCTCGCCCGCCACGGTGGCAAGGTCGTCACCCACCGCCAACTGCTGCGCGACGCCTGGGGCGAGGATTATGTCGGCGAAACGCACTACGTCCGCCTCTACATGGCCCAGCTGCGCCGCAAGCTGGAGGCCGATCCGGCGCGGCCGGCACACTTGTTGACGGAGGCGGGGGTGGGGTATCGGTTGGTGGTGGACTAA
- the kdpF gene encoding K(+)-transporting ATPase subunit F has translation MGTLDTVAAVIAVALLVYLVVALLRPEIF, from the coding sequence ATGGGCACCCTTGACACCGTGGCTGCGGTCATCGCCGTGGCCCTGCTCGTCTACCTCGTCGTCGCCCTCCTGCGTCCGGAGATCTTCTGA
- the kdpC gene encoding potassium-transporting ATPase subunit KdpC, which yields MFKSLWTATRLVVVLTLLTGVVYPIAVTALAQTLFAAQAKGSLVRGADGTVVGSRLIGQAFDDPAYFWGRPSATGGGPYNAAASGGSNLGPTNPALIEAIQGRIEALQASDSGNEAPIPVDLVTASGSGLDPHISPAAANWQIRRVARARAIDEATVRALVARYTEARTLGLFGERRVNVLLLNLALDDKTAVAQAAADALVTPSATQSGLPERWNATDVP from the coding sequence ATGTTCAAGTCCCTCTGGACCGCCACCCGCCTTGTCGTGGTCCTCACGCTCCTCACCGGCGTCGTCTATCCGATCGCCGTCACCGCCCTGGCGCAGACGCTGTTCGCCGCGCAGGCCAAGGGCAGCCTTGTGCGGGGCGCGGACGGCACCGTCGTCGGCTCGCGCCTGATCGGCCAGGCGTTCGACGATCCCGCGTACTTCTGGGGCCGGCCGAGCGCGACGGGCGGCGGGCCGTACAACGCGGCCGCGTCCGGCGGCAGCAACCTCGGGCCGACGAATCCGGCGCTGATCGAGGCCATCCAGGGCCGCATCGAAGCGCTGCAGGCGTCCGATTCCGGCAACGAAGCGCCCATCCCGGTCGACCTCGTAACCGCCTCCGGCAGCGGGCTCGACCCGCACATCAGCCCGGCCGCGGCGAATTGGCAGATACGCCGTGTGGCGCGGGCTCGGGCGATCGACGAGGCCACGGTGCGGGCGCTCGTCGCACGATACACTGAGGCGCGAACGCTGGGGCTCTTCGGCGAGCGGCGCGTGAACGTGCTGCTCCTCAACCTGGCGCTGGACGATAAGACCGCCGTCGCTCAGGCGGCGGCCGACGCGCTCGTGACGCCGTCGGCAACGCAGAGCGGGCTGCCCGAGCGGTGGAACGCCACCGACGTGCCGTAA
- the kdpA gene encoding potassium-transporting ATPase subunit KdpA, with product MTTLGWLSMAATLGLVLLLAKPLGEWMARIYDGRPGVLGSVLGPVERLCYRVAGIDPSAEMGWRGYALAALAVNAVGLVAVYTFQRLQGVLPLNPDGLGAVEPFSALNTAVSFASNTNWQGYGGETTMSYLTQMGALTVQNFLSAATGMAVLVAVARGFARRETSALGNFYVDFVRSTLYILVPLALVLALALVSQGVVQTFAPAVQATVVDAGVDADGAPITTQTIPVGPVASQVAIKQLGTNGGGYYNVNSAHPIENPTPLSNLLQVLAILLIPAALCITFGRMVGDVRQGWALLVAMTVLFIPLAAGMYAAETAGNPNVAALGVDGSAGHDAPGGNMEGKELRFGVPASAYWAAATTAASNGSVNSMHDSFTPLGGMIALFLMQLGEVVFGGVGSGLYGMLMFAVVTVFIAGLMVGRTPEYLGKKIEAYEMQMASLAVLVPCAVVLILTGAAVMLPAALASRANPGAHGFSEILYAFTSMGNNNGSAFAGISANTPFYNLAGAAAMFISRYWILVPVLAMAGALAGKKGIPVGPGTLPTHRPLFIGFLVCVVVIVGALTFVPALALGPVAEHLSLWSMR from the coding sequence ATGACCACGCTCGGCTGGCTCTCCATGGCCGCCACGCTCGGCCTCGTCCTGCTCCTCGCCAAGCCGCTCGGTGAGTGGATGGCCCGCATCTACGACGGCCGCCCCGGCGTGCTCGGCTCCGTCCTCGGCCCCGTCGAACGGCTCTGCTACCGCGTGGCGGGGATCGACCCGTCGGCCGAGATGGGCTGGCGCGGCTACGCGTTGGCGGCGCTTGCCGTCAACGCCGTCGGCCTCGTCGCCGTCTACACCTTCCAGCGCCTCCAGGGCGTGCTCCCGCTGAACCCGGACGGGCTCGGCGCGGTCGAGCCGTTCTCGGCGCTGAACACGGCCGTGAGCTTCGCCTCGAACACGAACTGGCAGGGCTACGGCGGCGAGACGACGATGAGCTACCTGACCCAGATGGGCGCGCTCACCGTCCAGAACTTCCTCTCCGCCGCCACCGGCATGGCCGTCCTCGTCGCCGTCGCCCGCGGCTTCGCCCGCCGCGAGACGTCGGCGCTGGGCAACTTCTACGTGGACTTCGTCCGCAGCACGCTCTACATCCTCGTGCCGCTTGCGCTTGTGCTCGCGCTGGCCCTCGTGTCCCAGGGCGTCGTGCAGACGTTCGCCCCGGCGGTACAGGCGACCGTCGTCGATGCCGGCGTCGATGCGGACGGTGCGCCCATCACGACGCAGACGATTCCGGTCGGCCCGGTCGCCTCGCAGGTCGCGATCAAGCAGCTCGGCACGAACGGCGGCGGCTACTACAACGTGAACTCGGCCCACCCCATCGAGAACCCGACGCCGCTGTCCAACCTGCTCCAGGTTCTGGCGATCCTCCTCATCCCGGCCGCCTTGTGCATCACGTTCGGCCGCATGGTCGGCGACGTGCGCCAGGGGTGGGCGCTGCTCGTGGCGATGACGGTGCTCTTCATCCCGCTGGCGGCCGGCATGTACGCGGCCGAGACAGCCGGCAACCCGAACGTCGCCGCGCTCGGCGTCGACGGCTCGGCCGGGCACGATGCGCCCGGCGGCAACATGGAGGGCAAGGAGCTCCGCTTCGGCGTCCCTGCCAGCGCGTACTGGGCGGCGGCGACGACGGCGGCCTCCAACGGCAGCGTGAACAGCATGCACGACAGCTTCACGCCGCTGGGCGGCATGATCGCGCTGTTCCTCATGCAGCTCGGCGAGGTCGTCTTCGGCGGCGTCGGCTCGGGGCTGTACGGCATGCTCATGTTCGCCGTCGTCACGGTGTTCATCGCCGGGCTGATGGTCGGGCGGACGCCGGAGTACCTCGGCAAGAAGATCGAGGCGTACGAGATGCAGATGGCGTCGCTGGCCGTGCTCGTGCCGTGCGCCGTCGTGCTCATCCTGACCGGCGCGGCCGTGATGCTGCCCGCGGCGCTCGCCTCGCGCGCCAACCCCGGCGCGCACGGCTTCTCCGAGATCCTCTACGCCTTCACGTCGATGGGCAACAACAACGGCAGCGCCTTCGCGGGCATCAGCGCGAACACGCCGTTCTACAACCTGGCCGGGGCCGCGGCGATGTTCATCAGCCGCTACTGGATCCTCGTCCCCGTGCTGGCCATGGCCGGCGCGCTGGCCGGGAAGAAGGGGATCCCGGTCGGTCCGGGCACGCTGCCCACCCATCGCCCGCTGTTCATCGGCTTCCTCGTGTGCGTCGTGGTCATCGTCGGCGCGCTGACGTTCGTCCCGGCGCTCGCGCTCGGGCCGGTGGCCGAGCACCTCTCGCTGTGGTCGATGCGATGA
- a CDS encoding sensor histidine kinase KdpD: MRHVPTRPPPDRPDPDALLARVQADDRRAARGRLKVFLGAAAGVGKTFAMLEAAHDRRTEGIDVVVGWVDTHGRAETEAKLVGLEVLAKRDIAYRDHTLAEFDLDAALLRRPALILVDELAHTNAPGSRHPKRWQDVEELLEAGIDVYTAVNVQHLESVNDIVAAVTGVTVRETVPDGVLEGADDVELIDLPPDELLARLRAGKVYIPEQAGHALRGFFRKGNLIALRELALRTLAERVDAQMRAYRTEHRIDATWAAGDRIVVAVGPGALAPKLVRGAKRTADGLRAPWAAVHVETPGVTRLPAAAREAVVAALRLAEQLGGEAVTLAGHDVAGTLLAYARERNVTKIVLGKPAHPRWRDILFGSLVNDVVRGSGDIDVSVISGDRAEAAERRPVLRPSSRGPAYVKATAVVAVVTAVAQFLPPSTRESNLVMAYLAGVVLVAARLGRGPAIVASVLAVAAFDFFYVLPYLTFAVSDTQYVFTFFVMLGVAILISSLTARLRQQATAAQARERRASALFDLSRDLAKTRGLDGLLAATARHVHAVFGGDVVLHVPDAHGGLTARAAVPPGATLADDDRGVARWALDHGRLAGRDTDTLPGAPSVHVPLRGARDIAGILTWRPPAGTPPIEPEQQHLLETFANQAALAVERAHLAQEAEHAHVRAETEAMRASLLASVSHDLRTPLTTIRGSAEALLTADHALDADARRALASDIAAESDRLERLVANLLDMTRLESGTIDLAASPTPIEEPIGAAIRRAEAVLDDRPLGVDVPPDLPLVQIDPVLIEQALIHLLENAARHTPPGTPIEIVAAAAGNRLVVRVADRGPGLPPGEIGRVFDKFYRADAGRGGSGLGLAICRAIAAAHGGTVTAANRAGGGAEFTLSLPLAPAGAPEGLPPARSLTRSLTRSPDADDGP; the protein is encoded by the coding sequence ATGCGCCACGTGCCCACCCGCCCACCCCCCGACCGCCCCGACCCCGACGCCCTCCTCGCCCGCGTCCAAGCGGACGACCGGCGCGCGGCCCGCGGCCGCCTCAAGGTCTTCCTCGGCGCCGCAGCCGGCGTCGGCAAGACGTTCGCGATGCTCGAGGCCGCGCACGATCGCCGCACCGAAGGCATCGACGTCGTCGTCGGCTGGGTCGACACGCACGGGCGCGCCGAGACCGAGGCCAAGCTCGTCGGGCTCGAGGTTCTTGCCAAGCGCGACATCGCCTACCGCGATCACACGCTTGCCGAGTTCGACCTCGACGCGGCGCTCCTGCGCCGCCCGGCACTGATCCTCGTCGACGAGCTGGCGCACACGAACGCACCGGGCTCGCGGCACCCCAAGCGCTGGCAGGACGTCGAAGAACTGCTCGAAGCCGGCATCGACGTCTACACCGCCGTCAACGTCCAGCACCTCGAGAGCGTGAACGACATCGTCGCCGCCGTGACCGGCGTCACGGTGCGCGAGACCGTTCCGGACGGCGTGCTCGAGGGGGCCGACGACGTCGAGCTGATCGACCTGCCGCCGGACGAACTCCTGGCGCGCCTGCGCGCCGGCAAGGTCTACATCCCCGAGCAGGCCGGCCACGCGCTGCGCGGCTTCTTCCGCAAGGGGAACCTCATCGCGCTGCGCGAGCTCGCGCTGCGGACGCTGGCCGAGCGCGTCGACGCCCAGATGCGGGCGTACCGCACGGAGCACCGGATCGACGCCACCTGGGCGGCCGGCGACCGGATCGTCGTCGCCGTCGGGCCGGGCGCGCTCGCCCCCAAGCTCGTCCGCGGCGCCAAGCGCACGGCCGACGGCCTCCGGGCGCCCTGGGCGGCCGTGCACGTCGAGACGCCCGGCGTGACCCGGCTTCCGGCGGCGGCGCGCGAGGCGGTCGTTGCGGCGCTGCGCCTGGCCGAGCAGCTCGGCGGCGAGGCGGTGACGCTGGCCGGGCACGACGTGGCCGGGACGCTGCTGGCCTATGCCCGCGAGCGGAACGTCACGAAGATCGTCCTCGGCAAGCCGGCGCACCCGCGCTGGCGGGACATCTTGTTCGGGTCGCTCGTCAACGACGTCGTCCGCGGCAGCGGCGACATCGACGTCTCGGTCATCTCGGGCGATCGGGCCGAGGCGGCGGAGCGACGTCCCGTCCTCCGGCCGTCGTCCCGCGGCCCGGCCTACGTCAAGGCGACCGCCGTCGTCGCCGTCGTGACCGCGGTGGCGCAGTTCCTCCCGCCGAGCACGCGGGAGTCGAACCTCGTCATGGCCTACCTGGCCGGCGTGGTGCTTGTCGCCGCCCGCCTCGGCCGCGGCCCGGCGATCGTGGCCTCCGTCCTGGCCGTGGCGGCCTTCGACTTCTTCTACGTGCTGCCCTACCTGACGTTTGCCGTGTCGGACACGCAGTACGTTTTCACGTTCTTCGTCATGCTCGGCGTTGCCATCCTCATCAGCTCGCTCACTGCCCGGTTGCGCCAACAGGCCACGGCCGCCCAGGCGCGCGAGCGACGGGCATCGGCGTTGTTCGACCTCAGCCGCGACCTCGCCAAGACGCGCGGTCTGGACGGCCTGCTCGCCGCCACCGCCCGCCACGTCCACGCAGTGTTCGGCGGCGACGTCGTCCTGCACGTGCCCGACGCGCACGGCGGGCTCACGGCGCGCGCCGCCGTGCCCCCCGGCGCGACGCTCGCCGACGACGACCGCGGCGTGGCGCGCTGGGCGCTCGACCACGGCCGCCTGGCCGGCCGCGACACGGACACGCTGCCCGGTGCGCCGAGCGTCCACGTGCCGCTCCGCGGGGCGCGTGACATCGCCGGCATCCTGACGTGGCGTCCGCCCGCGGGCACCCCGCCGATCGAGCCCGAGCAGCAGCACCTGCTCGAGACGTTCGCCAACCAGGCCGCCCTGGCGGTCGAGCGCGCGCATCTGGCCCAGGAAGCCGAGCACGCCCACGTCCGCGCCGAGACCGAGGCGATGCGCGCCAGCCTGCTCGCCAGCGTCTCGCACGACCTCCGCACGCCGCTCACGACGATCCGCGGCAGCGCCGAGGCGCTCCTCACCGCCGACCACGCCCTCGACGCCGACGCCCGTCGCGCGCTGGCGTCCGACATCGCCGCCGAGTCGGACCGGCTGGAGCGACTGGTGGCGAACCTGCTGGACATGACCCGCCTCGAGTCGGGCACGATCGACCTCGCGGCCAGCCCGACGCCGATCGAGGAGCCCATCGGCGCCGCGATCCGCCGCGCCGAGGCCGTGCTCGACGACCGGCCGCTCGGTGTCGACGTGCCGCCTGATCTGCCGCTCGTGCAGATCGACCCGGTCCTGATCGAGCAGGCGCTCATCCATCTCCTGGAGAACGCGGCCCGCCACACGCCGCCCGGCACCCCGATCGAGATCGTCGCGGCCGCGGCCGGCAACCGCCTCGTCGTCCGCGTCGCCGACCGCGGTCCGGGGCTGCCGCCCGGCGAGATCGGCCGCGTCTTCGACAAGTTCTACCGCGCGGACGCGGGCCGCGGCGGCAGCGGGCTCGGGCTGGCGATCTGCCGCGCCATCGCGGCCGCACATGGCGGCACCGTGACGGCCGCGAACCGGGCGGGCGGCGGGGCCGAGTTCACGCTGTCGCTGCCGCTCGCGCCGGCCGGCGCGCCCGAGGGGCTCCCGCCGGCACGCTCGCTCACCCGCTCACTCACCCGCTCACCCGACGCGGACGACGGGCCATGA
- a CDS encoding VWA domain-containing protein, with product MLGVAGRAQEGSGTGNRADSAVHAAGFADSADIADNADVADFAGIADIADTPAPIQLLTVATNFNNPIGIDHHAPSQGVVVSVNYPDGRPRNFELVLPTGRHQRFSGLTGFTEEVKIGSIWESGCQAGFTPGELFTGTGDPGVIARISADGDRVQRAWVRLRGESGLLRGSLFQDRFCVFGGDLIVVTTTGGVWRVTSAGAQTRVADLGAHLEGLTTVPNDADRFGPWAGRILIGAEGQGRIYAVAADGTVESFQLGLTVEDLDIVPPDASFYGVDYAGRRIVTAGPEQWTDKVGDMVVAEENGQLWDVRWNAAAGAFVKVQLARVAQWEHVTFSTARIVTRPPTRTPESSPPPPPTPTVPTPTPTDTPVPTSTSTPTPSPTDTPTPTDTPTSTPTPTPAVFRAYLPIGVDETCIASHKHADVVLIVDTSTSMLAAAGDGVRKIDAARAAIAAFLAQLDPASDRTALVAFDDTATVAVPLTGDLDAVAAALGALPHHEGTRLDLGLAAARDALAGIASTPDRIPAVVLLTDGRPNRVPTPDGGGRQEDTVRAVAAQLKAGGAHVYTVGFGDDVDGALLADVASTPGDAFIAPDAAALARIYAAVAVAIPCGGVYWPLGRP from the coding sequence ATGCTCGGCGTTGCCGGCCGCGCGCAAGAAGGGAGCGGCACAGGCAACCGCGCCGACAGTGCCGTGCATGCTGCCGGCTTCGCCGACAGCGCGGACATCGCCGATAACGCGGACGTCGCGGATTTCGCGGGCATCGCCGACATCGCCGACACGCCCGCTCCCATCCAACTCCTCACCGTCGCCACGAACTTCAACAACCCGATCGGCATCGACCACCACGCCCCCTCCCAGGGGGTTGTCGTGTCCGTGAACTACCCGGACGGCCGCCCGCGCAACTTCGAGCTCGTCCTGCCGACGGGCCGGCACCAGCGGTTCAGCGGCCTGACCGGGTTCACCGAGGAGGTGAAGATCGGCTCGATCTGGGAGAGCGGGTGCCAGGCCGGCTTCACGCCCGGCGAGCTCTTCACCGGCACGGGCGACCCCGGCGTCATCGCGCGCATCAGCGCCGACGGCGACCGCGTGCAGCGGGCGTGGGTCCGGCTGCGCGGCGAGTCCGGCCTGCTGCGCGGCAGCCTGTTCCAGGACCGCTTCTGCGTCTTCGGCGGCGACCTGATCGTCGTCACGACGACGGGGGGCGTTTGGCGCGTGACGAGCGCCGGTGCCCAGACGCGCGTCGCCGACCTCGGCGCGCACCTCGAGGGGCTCACGACGGTGCCGAACGACGCCGATCGCTTCGGGCCGTGGGCGGGCAGGATCCTCATCGGCGCCGAGGGGCAAGGGCGGATCTACGCCGTGGCGGCCGACGGAACCGTCGAATCGTTCCAGCTTGGCCTGACCGTCGAGGACCTCGACATCGTCCCGCCGGACGCCTCGTTCTACGGCGTCGACTACGCGGGGCGGCGGATCGTCACCGCCGGACCGGAGCAGTGGACGGACAAGGTGGGGGACATGGTCGTCGCCGAGGAGAACGGCCAGCTCTGGGACGTACGGTGGAACGCCGCGGCCGGCGCGTTCGTCAAGGTCCAGCTGGCGCGTGTGGCGCAGTGGGAGCACGTCACGTTCTCGACCGCCAGGATCGTTACCCGCCCGCCGACCCGCACCCCGGAGTCCTCCCCGCCGCCCCCGCCGACCCCGACGGTGCCGACGCCCACGCCGACCGACACGCCGGTGCCGACATCGACGTCGACCCCGACCCCGTCGCCCACGGATACCCCGACCCCCACGGATACGCCGACGTCGACCCCCACGCCGACGCCCGCCGTATTCCGCGCCTACCTCCCGATCGGCGTCGATGAGACCTGCATCGCCAGCCACAAGCACGCGGATGTCGTCCTCATCGTCGACACCTCGACCAGCATGCTGGCCGCGGCCGGCGACGGCGTGCGCAAGATCGACGCCGCGCGCGCTGCGATCGCAGCGTTCCTGGCGCAGCTCGACCCCGCCAGCGACCGCACCGCGCTCGTCGCGTTCGACGACACGGCCACCGTCGCCGTGCCGCTGACGGGCGACCTCGATGCCGTCGCCGCCGCGCTGGGCGCCCTGCCGCACCACGAGGGCACGCGGCTCGACCTCGGCCTGGCGGCGGCGCGTGATGCCCTGGCCGGGATCGCATCGACCCCCGACCGCATTCCCGCCGTCGTCCTGTTGACCGACGGCCGCCCGAACCGCGTCCCGACGCCCGATGGCGGTGGACGGCAGGAGGACACCGTGCGGGCCGTCGCCGCTCAGTTGAAGGCCGGCGGGGCGCATGTCTACACCGTCGGCTTCGGCGACGACGTCGACGGCGCGCTGCTGGCGGACGTCGCAAGCACGCCCGGCGACGCGTTCATTGCGCCGGATGCGGCGGCGCTGGCGCGGATCTACGCGGCGGTGGCGGTGGCCATTCCGTGTGGGGGGGTGTATTGGCCGCTGGGGAGGCCGTGA
- the kdpB gene encoding potassium-transporting ATPase subunit KdpB gives MSSPTQARPIWELKIVRGAAVDALKKLDPRVQVRNPVMFVVFIGSLFTTVLWLQAVRGQGEASAGFIGAITLWLWFTVLFANFAEAMAEGRGKAQAATLRAARKDVVAHKVARAERDAPSTEVPASALRKGDLVLVSAGETVPGDGDIAVGVASVDESAITGESAPVIRESGGDRSAVTGGTRVLSDWLIVRISADPGESFLDRMIALVEGSKRQKTPNEIALTILLAKFTIIFLLAVATLRPFANHAVAEAGSGTTVSITVLVALLVCLIPTTIGGLLSAIGIAGMDRLIQANVIATSGRAVEAAGDVDVLLLDKTGTITLGNRQATDFLPAPGVDVAALVEAAQLASLADETPEGRSIVVLAKEKFGLREHDLVDLGAVFVPFTAQTRMSGVDLGGRQIRKGAADAVQAWLAAQGVATPGGVTAIVDGVARDGATPLVVADATGPLGVVRLKDIVKGGIRERFAELRRMGIRTVMITGDNPLTAAAISAEAGVDDFLAEATPEAKLKLIREHQTGGRLVAMTGDGTNDAPALAQADVAVAMNSGTQAAKEAGNMVDLDSNPTKLIEIVEIGKQLLVTRGALTTFSIANDIAKYFAIIPAAFATVYPQLDALNVMRLATPDSAILSAVIFNALIIVALIPLALRGVRWRPASAADLLGRNLLVYGLGGLVAPFVGIKIIDLVLVALGLA, from the coding sequence ATGTCCTCGCCCACCCAAGCCCGCCCCATCTGGGAGCTCAAGATCGTCCGCGGCGCCGCCGTCGACGCGCTGAAGAAGCTCGATCCGCGCGTCCAGGTGCGCAACCCGGTGATGTTCGTCGTGTTCATCGGCAGCCTCTTCACGACGGTGCTCTGGCTGCAGGCCGTCCGCGGCCAAGGCGAAGCGTCCGCCGGCTTCATCGGCGCGATCACGCTCTGGCTGTGGTTCACCGTCCTGTTCGCCAACTTCGCCGAGGCGATGGCCGAGGGCCGCGGCAAGGCCCAAGCGGCCACGCTGCGCGCCGCACGCAAGGACGTCGTGGCGCACAAGGTGGCCCGCGCCGAGCGGGACGCGCCTTCCACCGAGGTGCCCGCCAGCGCGCTGCGCAAGGGCGACCTCGTCCTCGTGAGCGCCGGCGAGACCGTCCCCGGCGACGGCGACATCGCCGTCGGCGTCGCCTCGGTCGACGAGAGCGCGATCACCGGCGAGAGCGCGCCCGTCATCCGCGAGAGCGGCGGCGACCGCTCGGCCGTCACCGGCGGGACGCGCGTCCTGTCGGACTGGCTGATCGTCCGGATCAGCGCCGACCCGGGCGAGAGCTTCCTCGATCGGATGATCGCCCTCGTGGAGGGCAGCAAGCGCCAGAAGACGCCCAACGAGATCGCCCTCACGATCCTGCTGGCCAAGTTCACGATCATCTTCCTGCTGGCCGTGGCCACGCTGCGCCCGTTCGCGAACCACGCCGTCGCCGAGGCCGGCAGCGGCACGACGGTCTCGATCACCGTTCTCGTCGCCCTCCTGGTGTGCCTGATCCCGACGACGATCGGCGGTCTGCTGTCCGCCATCGGCATCGCCGGCATGGACCGCCTCATCCAGGCGAACGTCATCGCCACCAGCGGCCGCGCCGTCGAGGCGGCGGGGGACGTCGACGTCCTGCTGCTCGACAAGACCGGCACGATCACGCTCGGCAACCGCCAGGCAACGGACTTCCTTCCGGCGCCCGGCGTCGATGTCGCGGCCCTGGTCGAGGCGGCACAGCTGGCCAGCCTGGCCGACGAAACGCCTGAAGGTCGAAGCATCGTCGTGCTGGCCAAGGAGAAGTTCGGTCTGCGCGAGCACGACCTCGTCGACCTCGGCGCGGTGTTCGTGCCGTTCACCGCCCAGACGCGGATGAGCGGCGTCGACCTCGGCGGCCGGCAGATCCGCAAGGGCGCCGCGGACGCGGTGCAGGCGTGGCTCGCGGCGCAGGGGGTCGCAACGCCCGGCGGCGTGACGGCGATCGTCGACGGCGTGGCACGGGACGGCGCGACGCCGCTCGTCGTCGCCGACGCGACCGGGCCGCTGGGCGTCGTGCGCCTCAAGGACATCGTCAAGGGCGGGATCCGCGAGCGGTTCGCCGAGCTGCGGCGGATGGGCATCCGGACGGTCATGATCACCGGCGACAACCCGCTGACCGCCGCCGCGATCTCGGCCGAGGCCGGCGTGGACGACTTCCTGGCCGAAGCGACGCCCGAGGCCAAGCTGAAGCTCATCCGCGAGCACCAGACCGGCGGCCGGCTGGTGGCGATGACGGGCGACGGCACGAACGACGCCCCGGCGCTGGCCCAGGCGGACGTGGCGGTGGCGATGAACAGCGGCACGCAGGCGGCCAAAGAGGCCGGCAATATGGTCGACCTCGACAGCAACCCCACCAAGCTCATCGAGATCGTCGAGATCGGCAAGCAGCTTCTGGTGACCCGCGGCGCGCTGACGACGTTCAGCATCGCCAACGACATCGCGAAGTACTTCGCGATCATTCCGGCCGCCTTCGCCACCGTCTACCCGCAGCTCGACGCGCTGAACGTCATGCGGCTGGCGACGCCCGACTCGGCGATCCTGTCTGCCGTGATTTTCAATGCGCTGATCATCGTCGCCCTCATCCCGCTCGCGCTGCGGGGCGTCCGCTGGCGGCCGGCGTCTGCGGCCGACCTGCTCGGCCGCAACCTCCTCGTCTATGGGCTCGGCGGGCTCGTCGCCCCGTTCGTAGGGATCAAGATCATCGACCTCGTGCTCGTCGCCCTCGGCTTGGCGTAG